The Pogona vitticeps strain Pit_001003342236 chromosome 6, PviZW2.1, whole genome shotgun sequence genome contains a region encoding:
- the FGF21 gene encoding fibroblast growth factor 21 — protein MMAISAPLWHYSCHFLLVCLIFLSALAPTVSALPLPNSNPLYQFDGQVRLRHLYTADEQTHLHLEITPDGAVRGSRYQNPFSLMEIKAVKPGVIRMQAKKTSRFLCMKPSGHLYGSLSYSDEACNFREKVLRDGYNLYYSEKYNIPVSLSNPGILGQSRQLPPFSQFLPLVNKIPLEPVFVDYDFYEQTLDVESEDPMSILGQNPGFMSPSYIF, from the exons ATGATGGCCATTTCTGCCCCTCTCTGGCACTATAGCTGCCACTTCCTTCTCGTCTGcctgatttttctttctgccttggCCCCCACTGTTTCTGCTCTCCCTCTTCCAAATTCCAACCCCCTCTATCAGTTTGATGGGCAGGTCCGGCTTCGCCACCTCTACACGGCGGATGAGCAAACGCACCTCCACCTGGAGATCACACCGGATGGCGCCGTGCGTGGTTCCAGATACCAGAACCCCTTCA GTTTGATGGAGATCAAAGCTGTGAAGCCAGGAGTTATTCGCATGCAGGCCAAGAAGACCTCCAGGTTTCTCTGCATGAAACCCAGTGGACATCTGTATGGCTCA CTCTCCTACTCTGACGAGGCATGTAACTTCCGGGAGAAAGTTCTCCGTGACGGCTACAACCTCTATTATTCAGAAAAGTACAACATTCCGGTCAGCCTCAGCAATCCAGGGATCCTGGGCCAGAGTCGCCAGTTACCCCCCTTCTCCCAGTTCCTACCGCTAGTCAACAAGATCCCCCTTGAACCCGTGTTTGTAGACTACGACTTCTATGAACAGACACTGGATGTTGAATCAGAGGACCCCATGAGCATTTTGGGCCAAAACCCTGGCTTCATGAGCCCAAGCTATATCTTCTGA